In Fusarium oxysporum f. sp. lycopersici 4287 chromosome 12, whole genome shotgun sequence, one DNA window encodes the following:
- a CDS encoding cytochrome P450, family 51 (sterol 14-demethylase) gives MEALYSNWRSFPLSLSVPITAFLIIAIATITNVIKQLWFPNPHRPPVVFHIFPLIGSTVQYGIDPYKFFFDCQAKYGDCFTFILLGKSTTVFLGPKGNDFILNGKHADLNAEDVYGKLTTPVFGKEVVYDCSNARFMDQKRLLKLGLTTDSLRCYIPKFVKEVEEYIATSPYFKGSTGIVNITEVMAEITIYTAAGSLLGNEVRSMFDSTFATLYRHLDDGFQPINFVMPGLPLPQNFRRDHARKVMEELFSDIIRKRREIGNQGGETDMVWTLMNAKYKDGEDLPDHHAARMLIAILMGGQHNTAASGAWLLLNLAHKPHLVQELYDEQLEVLGSPQEPLTWENLQKLTLNGQVIKETLRLHSPIHSILRQVKSPMRVPGTDWVVPPSHTLLASPGTQARSEEFFPRPMEWDPHRWDKIESLEDSKGNGETVDYGFGVMNKSVSSPYLPFGAGRHRCVGENYAYAQLGAIIATFVRLLHIEQPDPNAPLPAPDYSSMFSRPMNPAVIRWTRRNTEAN, from the exons ATGGAGGCTCTCTACAGCAATTGGCGGTCTTTTCCGCTATCATTGTCTGTCCCAATAACAGcttttctcatcatcgctatCGCGACAATCACCAACGTCATCAAGCAGCTCTGGTTCCCGAACCCTCACCGCCCTCCAGTCGTATTCCACATATTTCCACTTATCGGCAGCACAGTCCAGTATGGAATTGATCCGTATAAATTCTTCTTCGATTGTCAAGCCAAGTATGGAGATTGTTTCACGTTTATCCTGCTGGGCAAGTCGACGACTGTTTTTCTGGGGCCGAAGGGGAATGACTTCATCTTAAATGGGAAGCATGCGGATCTTAATGCAGAGGATGTGTATGGAAAACTTACGACTCCTGTTTTTGGGAAGGAGGTTGTTTATGATTGCTCTAATGCTAGATTCATGGATCAGAAGAGG CTTCTCAAACTTGGTCTCACAACTGACTCATTGCGATGCTACATCCCCAAATTCGTCAAAGAAGTCGAAGAATACATCGCTACTTCACCCTACTTCAAAGGATCAACtggcatcgtcaacatcacCGAAGTAATGGCCGAGATCACAATCTACACCGCAGCAGGCTCCCTCCTCGGTAACGAAGTCCGCTCCATGTTTGACAGCACATTCGCAACCCTGTACCGCCATCTCGACGATGGCTTTCAACCTATCAACTTCGTCATGCCTGGTCTTCCCCTACCACAAAACTTCCGTCGCGATCACGCACGAAAGGTCATGGAGGAATTGttcagcgacatcatccGCAAGCGTCGTGAGATTGGAAATCAAGGCGGTGAGACTGATATGGTTTGGACGCTTATGAATGCTAAATACAAGGATGGTGAGGACTTGCCGGATCATCATGCGGCGAGGATGTTGATTGCTATTCTGATGGGTGGGCAGCACAACACTGCTGCTAGTGGCGCCTGGCTACTTCTCAATCTTGCGCATAAACCGCATCTCGTTCAAGAGTTGTATGATGAGCAGCTTGAGGTTTTGGGATCACCGCAAGAGCCGTTGACGTGGGAGAATTTGCAGAAGTTGACGCTGAATGGACAGGTTATCAAGGAGACCTTGCGTCTTCACAGTCCAATCCACTCTATTCTCCGACAGGTCAAGTCACCTATGCGAGTTCCCGGCACAGACTGGGTTGTTCCGCCGTCTCATACACTCCTCGCTTCTCCCGGTACACAAGCACGATCTGAGGAATTCTTTCCTAGACCTATGGAATGGGATCCTCATCGGTGGGATAAAATTGAGTCTCTTGAGGACTCGAAGGGTAATGGGGAGACAGTTGATTATGGCTTCGGCGTGATGAACAAGTCTGTGAGCAGCCCATATCTACCCTTTGGCGCGGGACGGCATCGCTGTGTTGGAGAGAACTACGCGTATGCCCAGTTGGGCGCCATCATTGCAACGTTTGTGAGACTGCTTCATATTGAACAGCCTGATCCCAATGCACCTCTACCTGCGCCTGACTATTCG TCAATGTTTTCTCGGCCTATGAACCCAGCCGTCATCCGATGGACTCGTCGTAACACGGAGGCCAATTAG